TTAATAAGCTGATTAATAGTAGGCATATTTCCTCCATAAAAAATGTTTAAAAGGGATTTTATCCCTTTCCGCATGAATTTCTATGCAACCCGTTAGAAATTCAATTTTTTTCTATACCCACAACCGCGCTTGCAACGTCTATCCCGGCAAGCTTGCCCAGCTCGCGTTTGGACGGGAAGTTATAAACTTCGGTATTATGCTGGGCGCAAGTCTGGACTATTTTGTTGCAAATGCTCTCGTCCGCGTCGGACGCCAAAATCACACACCGCAAGGCGCCTTTAGCGCACGCCTTCAGCACCTGCCTTGTCCCGACAAGCACCGAAGAATTGTTGATAAGCTTTTTGATGTCCGCGTTAGTCATTTTACCCTCTATTTAATCATTATGTTAATCGTTATATAAAAAATTAACCTAATGAATAAATAGCTTGCCACGCAAAAAAATATGCGTCAAATTTCACGCCAAAATATTATAGTATTATTTATCCATACAGTCAAGCGTTTTTTGCGCGAAGCGCCAAAGATATTAAAGTAGCGTTTTAAACATATTAACTCTAAATACGATATTAATAGTT
The genomic region above belongs to Clostridiales bacterium and contains:
- a CDS encoding 50S ribosomal protein L7ae-like protein: MTNADIKKLINNSSVLVGTRQVLKACAKGALRCVILASDADESICNKIVQTCAQHNTEVYNFPSKRELGKLAGIDVASAVVGIEKN